A DNA window from Niabella yanshanensis contains the following coding sequences:
- a CDS encoding SusC/RagA family TonB-linked outer membrane protein yields the protein MRRFDMKNIFVLCATLLLMVVGEKAFAQDAIVLTGKVIDKQGAPVSGVSVSETDNEQRTVRGTTTDIDGNFAIKVSDVKHRLTFSAIGYKSREDMAINTRRIFNITLEQSSNDMEEVIVVSSARTDNGMLPIPERYNTLATSKINAKDLEEMQATSIDQALQGRMAGVDIAANSGDPGAGMQIRIRGTSSINSSTTPLIVVDGMPFETDIPTDFNFGTADDQGYANLLNIAPTDIKDITILKDAAATAIWGSKAASGVLVINTKRGVRGKPSLTYTFKGTISPRPEAIPMLSGSQYTSLIPEAFMNRNGIPLNTQTVNEFKFDPNDPYYYYNYSKNSNWVDEITRTGYVMDHNLSMTGGGSKAKYFTSVGYLNQDGVTVGTYLKRLTARINLDYDVSDRINIRTDVSYATTDNNRNYAENLRDVAYRKMPNMSIYEYDEYGNLTPNYFSPFSNIQGQYNGLSNNKVSGTVNPVAMANAAINKVLQERIIPKFFMRYSIIPRTLVATVDVQFDMNSTKSKSFLPQTATGLPWTNTNVNLAYDGDNDNFNVQTKSSLVWTPQFENKNHNFTGLVNMMTYDGTSVSYQARTSNTPSSELQDPSVPSRVNGALSNLSARTNKTANANVLVNGVYAFMDRYIINAGLRGDVTSKLARSERYGLFPTLSARWRVSGEKFLENVKQIDDLSLRFSYGRSGNAPKDDYTFYNLYDNFDWDFMGESGIYPSRMGLTQLKWETVVGTNLGLSLAMFKNRVNLDVEVYRNRTIDLFFKDLQISSINGYKAVNMNVGTMDNQGWELNINTKPYTSKTWQVDFNFNISSAQNMIREISEYYPLEKGNSAANGQYITYMQINNPFGSFYGYRYLGVYQDRDATLARDAAGNVIVRPNGEQVYMRFNYPIVDYVFQPGDAMYEDVNKDGTIDYRDIVYLGNSNPKVFGGFGINLGYKNKLRLSTFFNFRTGYEIINGTEMATTNMFGYDNQSTAVQRRWRKEGDVTDIPRALYQAGYNWLGSSRYVEDGSFLRFRTVTLRYNFDKTLLTKMGLKNLSAYVTGENLLTLTKYTGQDPEVSMRGSDPFRVATDNSMTPPVKMFTLGLTASF from the coding sequence ATGAGAAGATTTGACATGAAAAATATTTTTGTGCTTTGCGCTACGCTGTTGTTAATGGTTGTTGGTGAAAAAGCTTTTGCCCAGGACGCAATTGTGCTTACCGGTAAGGTTATCGATAAGCAGGGCGCTCCTGTTTCGGGTGTATCGGTATCGGAAACGGATAATGAACAACGTACCGTAAGAGGTACTACTACTGATATAGATGGGAACTTCGCCATTAAAGTAAGCGATGTAAAACACCGCCTCACCTTCTCTGCAATTGGTTATAAAAGCCGGGAGGATATGGCTATTAACACCCGCAGGATTTTCAATATCACACTCGAGCAGTCCAGCAACGACATGGAAGAGGTAATCGTTGTATCTTCTGCCAGAACCGACAATGGAATGCTGCCAATACCTGAACGCTACAACACGTTGGCAACTTCAAAAATTAATGCTAAAGACCTTGAGGAAATGCAGGCAACTTCTATTGACCAGGCTCTGCAGGGCCGGATGGCAGGGGTTGATATTGCAGCTAATTCGGGCGACCCGGGAGCTGGTATGCAAATACGTATCAGGGGTACATCGTCTATCAACTCATCCACTACCCCACTGATTGTTGTGGACGGCATGCCTTTCGAAACCGACATACCTACCGATTTTAACTTTGGGACGGCTGATGACCAGGGATATGCCAACCTGCTGAATATTGCGCCCACCGATATTAAAGATATTACCATTTTAAAGGATGCGGCGGCTACTGCTATCTGGGGTTCTAAAGCAGCCAGTGGCGTATTGGTTATTAATACCAAGAGAGGGGTACGTGGCAAGCCTTCACTTACCTATACTTTTAAAGGAACGATATCTCCAAGGCCTGAAGCGATTCCAATGCTAAGCGGATCGCAATACACCTCGCTGATCCCGGAAGCATTCATGAACCGTAACGGCATCCCGCTGAATACACAAACGGTAAACGAATTTAAATTTGACCCCAATGATCCATATTACTATTATAACTACAGTAAAAACAGCAACTGGGTGGATGAAATAACCAGGACCGGTTATGTTATGGACCACAACCTTTCTATGACGGGTGGAGGCTCTAAAGCCAAATACTTTACTTCAGTGGGCTACTTAAACCAGGATGGTGTGACGGTTGGGACTTACCTGAAAAGACTTACAGCGCGTATCAACCTGGATTATGATGTATCGGACAGGATCAACATCAGAACCGACGTTTCTTATGCCACCACGGATAACAACCGCAACTATGCTGAAAACCTGAGAGATGTTGCGTACAGAAAAATGCCGAATATGAGCATTTACGAATACGATGAATATGGTAATCTGACACCTAATTATTTTTCGCCCTTCTCAAACATACAGGGCCAGTACAACGGGCTTAGTAATAATAAAGTGAGCGGAACTGTTAACCCTGTGGCCATGGCCAATGCCGCCATCAACAAGGTCTTGCAGGAACGTATTATTCCAAAGTTCTTCATGCGTTATTCCATCATTCCCCGTACGTTGGTAGCAACTGTGGATGTGCAGTTTGATATGAACAGCACTAAAAGCAAAAGCTTCCTGCCCCAAACCGCTACCGGTTTGCCCTGGACCAACACCAATGTAAACCTCGCTTACGATGGCGACAATGACAACTTCAACGTACAAACCAAATCTTCACTAGTATGGACCCCGCAGTTTGAAAACAAGAATCATAATTTTACAGGTTTGGTGAATATGATGACCTATGATGGAACCAGTGTTTCCTACCAGGCGCGCACCTCCAACACGCCATCATCCGAGTTACAGGATCCTTCTGTTCCTTCCCGGGTTAACGGGGCGCTTTCTAATTTATCTGCCCGCACCAATAAAACAGCGAATGCCAACGTTCTGGTAAATGGAGTATACGCGTTTATGGACCGTTATATTATCAACGCAGGTTTGCGTGGTGATGTTACTTCCAAGCTGGCCAGATCTGAGCGTTATGGCCTCTTCCCTACCCTGTCGGCCAGGTGGCGTGTATCGGGAGAAAAGTTCCTGGAAAATGTAAAGCAGATTGACGATTTAAGTTTACGGTTCAGTTATGGCCGTAGTGGTAACGCACCTAAAGACGATTATACTTTTTATAACCTGTACGACAATTTCGATTGGGATTTTATGGGTGAATCGGGTATTTATCCCAGCCGGATGGGCCTGACACAATTGAAATGGGAAACTGTTGTGGGCACTAACCTGGGGCTTTCCCTCGCAATGTTCAAGAACCGGGTCAACCTCGACGTAGAAGTATACCGTAACCGCACAATAGACCTGTTCTTTAAAGACCTCCAGATATCATCTATCAACGGATACAAGGCAGTAAATATGAACGTGGGCACGATGGATAACCAGGGCTGGGAGCTGAACATCAATACCAAACCTTACACCAGCAAAACATGGCAGGTAGACTTCAACTTTAATATCTCTTCTGCCCAGAACATGATCCGAGAAATATCTGAATATTATCCATTGGAAAAAGGGAACAGTGCTGCCAACGGGCAATATATTACCTATATGCAAATTAACAATCCTTTTGGATCGTTCTATGGGTACAGGTACCTGGGTGTATATCAGGATAGGGATGCCACGCTGGCCCGCGATGCTGCCGGCAATGTTATCGTTCGTCCGAATGGAGAACAGGTATATATGCGTTTCAACTACCCTATTGTGGATTATGTATTTCAGCCGGGTGACGCTATGTACGAAGATGTAAACAAGGATGGTACGATCGACTACCGCGATATCGTTTACCTGGGCAATAGTAACCCCAAAGTATTTGGTGGCTTTGGTATCAACCTGGGTTATAAAAACAAATTGCGTTTATCCACCTTCTTTAATTTCCGTACGGGTTACGAAATCATTAACGGAACAGAAATGGCAACCACCAATATGTTCGGTTATGACAACCAAAGTACTGCAGTACAAAGAAGATGGCGTAAAGAGGGGGACGTTACCGACATTCCCCGGGCACTATACCAGGCGGGTTATAACTGGCTTGGATCATCAAGGTACGTTGAGGATGGCTCATTTTTAAGGTTCAGAACAGTAACGCTTCGTTACAACTTTGACAAGACTTTGCTTACTAAAATGGGATTGAAAAACCTGAGTGCGTATGTAACAGGTGAAAACCTGCTGACGTTGACGAAGTACACCGGCCAGGATCCCGAGGTTTCTATGAGAGGTTCAGACCCCTTTCGTGTAGCTACTGATAATTCGATGACCCCACCGGTAAAAATGTTCACGCTTGGTTTAACCGCTTCATTTTAA